The Bacteroidetes bacterium SB0662_bin_6 genome contains the following window.
TAACGGCCTACGACTTCGGTTCCGCGCAGGATAACATTCCGCCCACCGAGACCCCCATTCGCATCCAGCGGCTCGCGGACGGTTCCATCCGGACAGGCCCCAACGTGGTGGAAATCACGCCCTCGGCGCCGGTGGCCGGCTATGTGGATCCCACGCTCGGTGAACTGGAGCGCGTGGCGGGCACGACCAGCAGCCGCATTCTCTACGAGATTGTCGATCCGATTTCCATTGCCGACGGGCACCGGTTCCGCATTGTGTTCGAGGACACGCTCGTCTCCGGCGGACGCTTCAGTCCCGACACCCTGACGACCAGAAACTTCTCGCTCGTGGACGTTACGGAAAACGACACGCTGCTCAAGCGTTCCACAGCGTTCCGCGCAGGCCGGGAATTCCCCCTGCTTGCCGACAACGGCGATCCCATCGGGTTTTCCCTGGCGTTTTTCCCCGAGCCGTTCATTGTGCTCAACAAGGTGGAAACAGCCTGGAACAGCGAAGATATTTATCCCATATCGCTGGATCCGCATTCGTCGGCGGGGTTCGTGCGCGGGTTGCGCAATCCGTTCGATTACCGGGTGAAGGTGGTGGGGCCGGGGCAGGGCCAGTCTATCGAAATGCAGGTGACCCGGCGGCTTACGCTGCCCGCCCGCCCGACCAACGTGGAAGTATACCGCCTGCTTCCGGACGGCACCGAAGTACCGATAGAATATGCTTTCTGGGATATCACAGGGGATGATTTCGTCTCGTCCCTTTCGACCGAGCCGGCCTCCTGGACCGCCAATCCGGACATAGGGGAGAGCGACTTTATCGTGCTCCGGGAGACCAAGGTGGGCGATGACGGCGGCGATCCTGTGATTACCTGGCGCATCGGGCTGAATTTCGTGTTCAGGGACAACCGCGATCCCCAGGAAGGCGATGTGGTGACGATCATTACGCGGAAGCCGTTTCTCGCCACCGATGCATTCGAATTCACCGCGACCGGGCCCAAGGCGGACCTCGACGCGGCCCGCGAGATGCTGGAGGCTATCCGTGTCGTGCCGAACCCCTATGTGGCGACGAACCAGTTCGAGGGGCTCAATCCGTTCAGTACGGGCCGCGGCCCCCGCGTCATCAAGTTTATCCACCTGCCCCCGCAGGCCACCGTCCGGATATATACCGTGAGCGGACGCCTCATACGCACCCTCCAGCTTTCCGAGGGGAGCAACGAGGGGCTCACACCCACCGCCCTGCTTGACGGCACGCTGGACTGGAATCTGGAAAGCGAAGAGGGACTATCCGTCTCGTACGGGGTGTATTTGTATCATGTGGAAGCGCCCGGCGTCGGCGAGCGGACCGGCACGTTCGCGATCATCAAGTGATCAGGATATGAAGGGGAAAAAGAACATAGCGTTTCTGGTTCTTGCGGCGTTTCTCCTGCCGGTATCTTCCGCATTCGCGCAGCAGGGATTCGACAGCCAGACCCGCACCGTGAGCAAGCGGGGCACTACGGCCGCCGACTTCCTCGGTATTCCTGTGGGCGCCCGCGCCACGGCTCTTGGCGGCGCTATCACGGCCGCCGTTTCCGATCCCATAGCGATCTACTGGAATCCCGCCGGGATCGCCGGCATCGAGGATGTGAGCTTCACCGGCGAATACGCCAACTGGCTCGCCTCCATTGACCTCAACTTCCTTGCGGTGGTGATTCCCAGCCGGTTCGGGGTGCTTGGCGTCGGCATTACCTCCATGCGCACGCCGGAGATGGAAGTGACGACCGTGGCCATGCAGGACGGCACCGGCGAAACGTTCGATGCTTCCTCCTATGCCGCGGCCCTCACGTACGCCCGCGCGCTCACGGACCGCTTCTCCATCGGCGGCTCCGTCAAGTTGATCCAGGAGCGCATCTGGAATTCGTCCTCCGGCGGCCTGGCCTTCGATGTCGGCACGCAATTCGAGACGCCCTTCCGGGGGGTCCGTCTCGGGGCTTCCATCAGCAACTTCGGCACGAAACTGCAAATAGGAGGGGACGACCTGCTTGCCCGCGTGGATGTGGATCCCAACAACCGGGGCAACAACGAAAGCAACCGCGCCCTGCTCAAGACCGACCGCTTCGATCTGCCGCTCATCATGCGCATCGGGTTGTCCGGCGAGGTGTTCCAGCGCGGCGGCAACCGCCTCACGCTTTCCATCGACGCGCTCAATCCCAACAACAGCGAGCAATACCTGAATGCCGGCGCGGAGATCGGCTTGCTCGGGGACCTGATCATGTTCCGGGGCGGGTACAGCGAACTGCTGCTGGAAAACAGCCTGCGTTCCTTCACGGTCGGCGGCGGACTGCGTTACGAGTTCGCTCCCATCCACCTGGGGGTCGACTACGCGTTCGAGCAGAACGAATACTTCAACGCCGTCAACCGCTTCACGGTGACGATGCGGTTCTGAGGATCGTACGCTTCCTGCATGACGGCGGGCTGACAGGTTTCAGTTGCGGCAAGGCGAGTTGTCGTTCGCGGTTACCCTCAAGTTCTTCCAGGCTCGCACCATCAAGCAATTTCACCCCCTCCACCGGCCCTCCATCGTTTTTTTATTTGCATATCCCGTTATGAAATTGTAAAATCTCCCCGCTGTACTTTTCGGGAAGCGTCGTGCGCGGCCCTTCTCCTTTATCATATTCACGTGATCATTCCCTCAGCACACAAGATTATGCGACTCTTTACGACGACGAAAGCGCGGCTCGCAAGCGGCTTCGCGCTTTTTCTTATGCTCGCTTTTGCCGCCGGCTTCGGCGCGCAGGATGCGCTTGCGCAGCGTACCGTTACGCTGCACCTGAACACGGCTTCGGCCCCGGACACGCTCACCACCATGCACGGCATCCAGGTCCGGGGGTCGCTCACGGATGCCAATGGCCATATTAACGGTCCGGACACGCTACCCGACGGCAACGTCATCGACTGGAACAACGACACCACGCTTCGCCCCATGAATATGGGGGGCGATTACTGGTATGTTTCCTTCCAGCTTCCGAACGAAAACGGCCTCGAGTTCAAGTTCGCCTATCCCAACCTGGTCCCGGAGATGGAGGGCGATGTCTGGGAAGACGGTCAGAACAACCACGTCATTGAGGCAGGTACGGACGATGTCGAGATGACGCTCCACTTTTTCAACAAGAGCGGGGGCGACTTGGACTACGACTGGCGGCCCTATGAGCCGGCGGGCACGGACAGCATTGCGGTCTGGTTCCGCGTTTTTGCGTACACCGATGGGAGTGTCA
Protein-coding sequences here:
- a CDS encoding PorV/PorQ family protein, with the protein product MKGKKNIAFLVLAAFLLPVSSAFAQQGFDSQTRTVSKRGTTAADFLGIPVGARATALGGAITAAVSDPIAIYWNPAGIAGIEDVSFTGEYANWLASIDLNFLAVVIPSRFGVLGVGITSMRTPEMEVTTVAMQDGTGETFDASSYAAALTYARALTDRFSIGGSVKLIQERIWNSSSGGLAFDVGTQFETPFRGVRLGASISNFGTKLQIGGDDLLARVDVDPNNRGNNESNRALLKTDRFDLPLIMRIGLSGEVFQRGGNRLTLSIDALNPNNSEQYLNAGAEIGLLGDLIMFRGGYSELLLENSLRSFTVGGGLRYEFAPIHLGVDYAFEQNEYFNAVNRFTVTMRF